The Treponema rectale genome includes a window with the following:
- a CDS encoding helix-turn-helix domain-containing protein yields the protein MDVDYRKLWKLLIDKGIKNKTELITMAGISTNILAKLGKGEFISMDSMQKICKALDCDIGDVCVINEPVHDDKSPE from the coding sequence ATGGATGTAGATTACAGAAAACTTTGGAAACTGCTGATAGATAAGGGAATAAAAAATAAAACTGAACTTATCACGATGGCAGGTATTTCAACAAACATTCTTGCAAAGTTAGGAAAGGGCGAATTTATTTCTATGGATAGCATGCAAAAGATATGCAAAGCCCTTGATTGTGATATCGGTGACGTTTGCGTGATAAATGAACCTGTTCACGATGATAAAAGTCCAGAGTAA
- a CDS encoding TrpB-like pyridoxal phosphate-dependent enzyme produces MSNEKIPYKIYLSENELPDSWYNVRADMKNKPAPLLSPATHKPLKFEDLQPVFCDELIKQELNVTDAYIPIPEPIREFYRMYRPAPLVRAYCLEKKLGTPAKIYYKFEGNNTSGSHKLNSAIAQAYYAKQQGLKGVTTETGAGQWGTALSMACSYFGLDCQVYMVKCSYEQKPFRREVMRTYGANITPSPSDTTEVGRKILAEFPGTSGSLGCAISEAVEAASKQEGYRYVLGSVLSQVLIHQTVIGLETMTAMDKYGIKPDVIIGCAGGGSNLGGLISPFMGRKLRGEADYQFIAVEPASCPSLTRGKYVYDFCDTGHVCPLAKMYTLGSEFIPSANHAGGLRYHGMSSILSQLYDDGLIEARSVEQTSVFKAAQDFARVEGILPAPESSHAIKVAIDEALKCKETGEEKTILFGLTGTGYFDMYAYKAFNDGTMKDYIPTDEDLARGFAGIPKVE; encoded by the coding sequence TTGAGCAACGAAAAGATTCCTTACAAGATTTATCTTTCTGAAAATGAGCTTCCTGATTCCTGGTATAACGTAAGGGCTGATATGAAAAACAAGCCGGCACCTCTTCTTAGTCCTGCAACGCACAAACCTCTTAAGTTTGAGGATTTGCAGCCGGTTTTCTGTGATGAACTTATTAAGCAGGAATTAAATGTTACAGATGCATATATTCCTATTCCGGAACCTATTCGTGAATTTTATAGAATGTACAGGCCTGCACCTTTAGTACGTGCATACTGTCTTGAAAAAAAGCTTGGTACTCCTGCAAAGATTTATTATAAGTTTGAAGGCAACAATACAAGTGGAAGTCATAAACTTAATTCTGCAATTGCCCAGGCATATTATGCAAAGCAGCAGGGACTTAAAGGTGTAACTACTGAGACTGGAGCAGGTCAGTGGGGAACGGCACTTTCCATGGCATGTTCATATTTTGGTCTTGACTGTCAGGTTTACATGGTAAAGTGTTCATATGAGCAGAAGCCTTTTAGACGTGAAGTTATGAGAACTTACGGAGCAAACATTACTCCTTCTCCTTCTGATACAACTGAAGTAGGACGTAAGATTCTTGCAGAATTCCCTGGAACTTCAGGAAGCCTTGGTTGTGCAATTTCTGAAGCTGTAGAAGCTGCTTCAAAACAGGAAGGCTATCGTTATGTTCTGGGAAGCGTTTTGTCTCAGGTTCTTATTCATCAGACTGTAATTGGTCTTGAGACAATGACTGCAATGGACAAATACGGAATCAAGCCGGATGTAATTATCGGATGTGCCGGCGGCGGTTCTAATCTTGGAGGTCTTATTTCTCCATTCATGGGAAGAAAACTTCGTGGAGAAGCTGACTATCAGTTTATAGCTGTTGAACCTGCTTCATGTCCGAGTCTTACCCGCGGTAAGTATGTATATGACTTCTGTGATACAGGTCATGTTTGTCCGCTTGCAAAAATGTATACTCTTGGTTCAGAGTTTATTCCGTCTGCAAATCATGCCGGCGGTTTGCGTTATCATGGCATGAGTTCAATTCTTTCTCAGCTTTATGATGACGGTTTAATAGAAGCCCGTAGCGTTGAACAGACTTCTGTATTTAAGGCAGCTCAGGATTTTGCCCGTGTTGAAGGAATTCTTCCGGCTCCTGAAAGCAGTCATGCAATTAAAGTTGCAATTGATGAAGCCCTTAAATGTAAGGAAACCGGAGAAGAAAAGACAATCCTCTTTGGGCTTACAGGAACAGGCTATTTTGATATGTATGCTTACAAAGCATTTAATGATGGAACTATGAAAGACTATATTCCTACTGATGAAGATCTTGCCAGAGGTTTTGCAGGAATTCCAAAAGTAGAGTAG
- a CDS encoding methyl-accepting chemotaxis protein, producing MRIRYQLILSHTVLTLLLIVFLAVTASLTQQKIIHKEITAISKLQVENVNHQIDNFLSKAQHTIEVVSSYVENLEQYERDSIEDFLVAQTAGDADCSMLYVSSAVPTCRGGFTFTNIHWTAPSDFDETTRSWYINARNSIGTIVFSNPYVDEQSKGIVVTLSKAFKNKRGEFAGVIGIDLLLDKVVAMVNEVKLTENCKAYMIDSDGKYVTNPDPYKVANDNFYSDTGFSGLNSQIPDNEPYLNLNNGEQYFAARKMSSLCGWKLVAFGPISELYSELTDSLKVIIIISAIALFVAIISSLFLSVGITHPLKHIAIALTKISGGHADLTNRLHFHLKNEIGEISNGFNSFTEQLQKIIGDLIKSQNVLSSAGTNLDSSTQDTSEAIQTILKNISDVNSQIQNQGNDVEETAEAVNQIAASIQSLEKMIAGQAEGVSQASSAVEEMISNIASVNSSIEKMAESFNTLEEDAQNGNKKQEAVNERITQIETQSQLLQEANAAISSIAEQTNLLAMNAAIEAAHAGEAGKGFSVVADEIRKLSETSGSQSRTIGEQLLKIQESIEEVVAASLESSESFTSVSTKIKETDQLVRQIKSAMEEQNEGSKQIITALHAMNDTTTEVKNSSVKMSEGNKQILDEVKKLQASSERINNTISEMDSNAHKINETRTSLTQISGQIKGTINEIGDQINQFTI from the coding sequence ATGCGAATCCGCTACCAGCTTATTCTGAGCCATACGGTTCTGACATTGCTGTTAATAGTTTTTCTCGCAGTCACAGCTTCACTTACACAGCAAAAAATAATTCACAAAGAAATTACAGCAATTTCTAAACTTCAAGTTGAAAACGTAAACCACCAGATTGACAATTTTCTTTCTAAAGCACAGCACACCATTGAAGTCGTTTCTTCCTATGTAGAAAACCTTGAACAGTACGAAAGAGATTCTATTGAAGACTTTCTTGTTGCACAGACAGCCGGCGATGCTGACTGCTCCATGCTTTATGTTTCCAGTGCAGTACCGACCTGTAGGGGCGGCTTTACCTTTACAAACATTCACTGGACAGCTCCATCTGATTTTGACGAGACAACCAGAAGCTGGTATATAAATGCCCGCAATTCAATAGGAACAATTGTCTTTTCCAATCCTTATGTTGATGAACAGTCAAAAGGCATTGTCGTAACCCTTTCAAAAGCTTTTAAAAACAAAAGGGGTGAATTTGCCGGAGTAATAGGAATAGACCTTCTTCTGGATAAAGTCGTTGCCATGGTCAACGAAGTCAAGCTTACGGAAAACTGCAAGGCTTACATGATTGACTCAGACGGAAAATACGTTACTAATCCTGACCCGTATAAAGTTGCTAACGACAACTTCTACAGTGACACAGGATTTTCCGGCCTTAATTCTCAAATACCGGACAATGAACCATACCTGAACCTTAATAACGGCGAACAGTATTTTGCCGCAAGAAAAATGTCCAGTCTCTGCGGATGGAAGCTTGTAGCATTCGGTCCCATTTCTGAACTTTACTCTGAACTTACAGACAGCCTCAAAGTCATAATCATAATTTCTGCAATAGCCCTTTTTGTAGCAATAATCAGTTCTCTTTTCCTCTCTGTGGGAATTACTCACCCCCTCAAGCACATTGCTATTGCCCTTACAAAGATTTCCGGCGGACATGCAGATTTAACAAACAGGCTCCACTTCCATCTTAAAAATGAAATCGGAGAAATTTCAAACGGATTCAATTCCTTTACGGAACAGCTGCAGAAAATCATAGGAGACCTTATAAAATCCCAGAACGTTCTCTCTTCTGCAGGTACAAATCTTGACAGCAGTACGCAGGATACCTCTGAAGCAATACAGACAATCCTGAAAAACATCTCAGATGTAAACAGCCAGATTCAGAATCAGGGAAATGATGTTGAAGAAACAGCAGAAGCAGTCAATCAGATTGCAGCCAGCATTCAGTCACTCGAAAAAATGATTGCAGGTCAGGCAGAAGGAGTTTCTCAGGCAAGTTCAGCCGTAGAAGAAATGATTTCCAATATTGCCTCCGTCAACAGCAGCATAGAAAAAATGGCAGAATCCTTTAACACCCTGGAAGAAGACGCTCAAAACGGCAACAAAAAACAGGAAGCCGTAAACGAACGCATTACACAGATAGAAACCCAGTCCCAGCTTTTACAGGAAGCAAATGCCGCAATTTCCAGCATAGCAGAACAGACAAACCTTCTTGCAATGAACGCAGCCATTGAAGCCGCCCATGCAGGAGAAGCCGGAAAAGGATTCAGTGTAGTTGCAGACGAAATCCGCAAGTTAAGCGAAACTTCAGGCAGCCAGTCCCGCACAATCGGAGAACAGCTCCTTAAAATTCAAGAATCAATCGAAGAAGTTGTTGCAGCCTCACTGGAATCAAGCGAATCCTTTACATCTGTTTCAACAAAAATCAAAGAAACAGACCAGCTGGTACGTCAGATAAAATCAGCCATGGAAGAACAGAATGAAGGTTCCAAACAGATTATTACAGCCCTTCACGCAATGAATGATACAACTACAGAAGTAAAGAATTCATCCGTAAAGATGAGCGAAGGCAACAAACAGATTCTGGATGAGGTCAAGAAACTTCAGGCCTCCTCTGAACGTATAAACAATACTATTTCAGAAATGGATTCCAATGCCCACAAAATTAACGAAACCCGGACTTCCCTTACACAGATTTCCGGACAGATTAAGGGAACCATCAACGAAATTGGAGACCAGATTAATCAGTTCACCATATAG
- a CDS encoding PGN_0703 family putative restriction endonuclease, with protein MNKLQIQIHELLKHKYEAASGRKMVTPKGLLASRNRFIFENVSDNLYEPMSEKVSQQYRDAGGEEALEKMHSLRSSAAMTYNIFGNDTVRFAENPFVSAGEYNVCYEAVLETVPGLKEQDRIDAVISNEKEIDFFEMKLFEPLYHKTSFAHELSSLLEDAQHYAYTDSAFPFMESIRRMRGSGIVRYDACQMFNHALGIYNYIRKNELAVKGKKIKLINCIWTLENPFGDEEEKLRREFDNVFFEEKTEFAKFKECMFNVINLFEKKGIDFTISLVELKDLLPAMEFSEEKRSWLNRYL; from the coding sequence ATGAATAAATTACAGATTCAGATACACGAACTTCTTAAACATAAATATGAAGCCGCCTCTGGCCGTAAAATGGTAACTCCTAAGGGATTACTGGCTTCAAGAAACAGGTTTATTTTTGAAAATGTTTCTGACAATCTGTATGAACCTATGTCTGAAAAGGTAAGTCAGCAGTATAGAGATGCAGGCGGGGAAGAAGCTTTAGAAAAAATGCATTCCCTTAGAAGTTCTGCAGCCATGACTTACAATATCTTTGGAAATGACACTGTAAGGTTTGCAGAAAATCCTTTTGTTTCTGCCGGTGAATATAATGTCTGTTATGAAGCTGTTTTAGAAACAGTTCCCGGTTTGAAGGAGCAGGACCGTATTGATGCAGTTATTTCTAACGAAAAAGAAATTGACTTTTTTGAAATGAAACTGTTTGAACCTTTGTATCATAAAACATCTTTTGCACATGAGCTTTCTTCTTTACTGGAAGACGCCCAGCATTATGCTTATACTGATTCAGCTTTTCCCTTTATGGAATCTATCAGACGAATGCGTGGTTCCGGAATTGTAAGGTACGACGCCTGCCAGATGTTTAATCATGCTCTTGGTATTTATAATTATATTCGTAAGAATGAACTTGCGGTTAAAGGAAAAAAGATTAAGCTGATAAACTGTATCTGGACTTTGGAAAATCCTTTTGGTGATGAAGAAGAAAAGCTGCGTCGTGAGTTTGACAATGTTTTCTTTGAAGAAAAAACGGAATTTGCTAAGTTTAAAGAGTGCATGTTTAATGTGATTAATTTATTTGAAAAAAAAGGAATAGATTTTACTATCAGTCTTGTGGAATTAAAAGATCTGCTTCCGGCAATGGAATTTTCAGAAGAAAAGCGCAGCTGGCTTAACAGGTATCTTTAA
- a CDS encoding FeoB-associated Cys-rich membrane protein, translating to MWGTFFVSAVLVLLVASILISMHKKKRSGQNACHCGGSCGSCGCSCSHK from the coding sequence ATGTGGGGAACATTTTTTGTAAGTGCGGTACTTGTTTTACTTGTTGCTTCGATTCTGATTTCGATGCATAAAAAAAAGCGCTCCGGTCAGAATGCCTGTCATTGTGGAGGAAGCTGCGGTTCATGCGGCTGCAGCTGTTCACATAAATAA
- the feoB gene encoding ferrous iron transporter B: protein MIKIALAGNPNAGKTTLFNALTGSNQFVGNWPGVTVEKKEGKLKGHNGDVVIMDLPGIYSLSPYTLEEVVSREYLVKERPDAILNIVDGTNLERNLYLTTQLAELGIPMVVAVNMMDIVKKNGDKIHIDAMSEELGCPVVEISALKGTGCMDAAEIAVTKANEKKPMMYKHRFEGCVEHALAHIEEAVVHDLPAEQHRWYSVKLFERDEKVIKALGISEEKIAHIESDIKSCEDELDDDSESIITAERYKYIESIIKKCVTKKARSNLTTSDKIDRVVTNRWLALPIFAVVMWLVYYVSMVTVGAAATDWANDGLFGDGFHLFGIGGSAYEEAAEEYGDTDIILKKFVEEAGARISAEQDAEVEEENADAVTETEVFDAEALRKAFDPKAEDYDGMALVPQFEKVASYFTEDDVVKYTLVDDETKEESVEEASVEDYLAALDVFKKYEGAAPDPASYGVWVPGVPVYVEMGLDAIGVAGWLKGLILDGIVAGVGAVLGFVPQLLVLFIFLAFLEACGYMARIAFIMDRIFRRFGLSGKSFIPMLVGTGCGIPGIMASRTIENERDRRMTIMTTTFIPCGAKTPFIAMVAGAIFGGSPWIATSAYFIGIASIICSGIMLKKTKPFLGEVAPFVMELPAYHMPTAGAVLRSMWERGWSFIKKAGTIILISTIVIWFLSFFGWVDGKFMMLEEEQMDSSILAKIGSAVAWIFSPLGWGNWQATVASVTGLVAKENIVGTMGILYGGETWKNLAAAFTRVEGMSFLVFNLLCAPCFAAIGAIKREMNNIKWTWAAIGYQCVFAYAVALCINQIGRLCTGDVDKIGLIFAVLVIGCFGWLLFRPVPKAAK from the coding sequence ATGATTAAAATTGCATTAGCCGGAAATCCGAATGCCGGTAAAACAACTTTGTTTAATGCACTTACAGGTTCAAATCAGTTTGTAGGAAACTGGCCTGGAGTTACAGTTGAAAAGAAGGAAGGTAAGCTTAAGGGACACAACGGAGACGTTGTAATTATGGACCTTCCTGGTATTTATTCTCTTTCTCCATATACATTGGAAGAAGTCGTATCCCGCGAATATCTTGTAAAGGAACGTCCTGATGCAATCCTTAATATTGTTGACGGAACAAACCTTGAACGCAATCTTTATCTTACAACTCAGCTTGCAGAACTTGGCATTCCTATGGTGGTTGCCGTTAATATGATGGATATCGTTAAGAAAAACGGTGATAAAATTCATATTGATGCAATGTCAGAAGAACTTGGCTGCCCTGTAGTAGAAATTTCTGCCCTTAAGGGAACAGGCTGTATGGATGCTGCAGAAATTGCAGTAACTAAAGCAAACGAAAAGAAGCCGATGATGTACAAGCACCGCTTTGAAGGTTGTGTTGAACATGCTCTTGCTCACATTGAAGAAGCTGTCGTTCATGATCTTCCTGCCGAGCAGCACAGATGGTATTCAGTAAAGCTTTTTGAACGTGATGAAAAAGTAATCAAGGCTCTTGGTATTTCTGAAGAAAAAATTGCACACATCGAAAGTGACATTAAGTCCTGCGAAGACGAGCTTGATGATGATTCAGAATCAATCATTACTGCTGAACGCTACAAGTATATTGAATCCATCATTAAAAAGTGCGTTACAAAAAAAGCCCGCTCTAATCTTACTACATCAGATAAGATTGACCGCGTAGTTACAAACCGCTGGCTTGCTCTTCCTATCTTTGCCGTAGTTATGTGGCTTGTATATTATGTTTCTATGGTAACAGTCGGTGCTGCTGCTACAGACTGGGCAAATGACGGTCTTTTTGGAGACGGTTTCCACCTGTTTGGAATCGGAGGCAGTGCTTATGAAGAAGCTGCTGAAGAATACGGTGATACTGATATAATTCTTAAAAAATTTGTTGAAGAAGCAGGTGCAAGAATATCTGCTGAACAGGATGCAGAAGTTGAAGAAGAAAATGCAGATGCAGTAACAGAAACAGAAGTATTTGATGCAGAAGCTCTTCGTAAAGCTTTTGATCCGAAAGCAGAAGATTATGACGGAATGGCTCTTGTTCCTCAGTTTGAAAAAGTAGCTTCATATTTCACGGAAGATGATGTCGTTAAATATACACTTGTAGATGATGAGACAAAGGAAGAAAGCGTTGAAGAAGCTTCTGTTGAAGATTATCTTGCAGCTCTTGATGTATTTAAGAAATATGAAGGGGCTGCTCCTGATCCTGCTTCTTACGGTGTATGGGTTCCTGGTGTTCCTGTTTATGTTGAAATGGGACTTGATGCAATCGGTGTTGCAGGATGGCTTAAGGGACTTATCCTTGACGGTATTGTAGCCGGTGTAGGTGCAGTTCTTGGATTCGTTCCACAGTTGCTTGTACTCTTTATCTTCCTTGCATTCCTTGAAGCCTGCGGTTACATGGCACGTATTGCATTCATCATGGACCGTATTTTCCGCCGCTTCGGACTTTCCGGAAAATCATTCATTCCTATGCTTGTAGGAACTGGATGTGGTATTCCTGGTATTATGGCCAGCCGTACTATTGAAAATGAACGTGACCGCCGCATGACAATCATGACGACAACATTCATTCCTTGTGGTGCAAAGACTCCGTTTATTGCCATGGTTGCAGGTGCTATTTTTGGTGGTTCTCCATGGATTGCAACTTCAGCTTACTTCATCGGTATTGCTTCAATCATCTGTTCCGGAATCATGCTTAAGAAAACAAAGCCTTTCCTTGGTGAAGTTGCTCCGTTTGTAATGGAACTTCCTGCTTACCATATGCCTACAGCCGGTGCAGTTCTCCGCTCTATGTGGGAACGCGGATGGTCATTCATTAAGAAAGCCGGGACAATCATTTTGATTTCTACAATCGTTATCTGGTTCCTTTCATTCTTCGGATGGGTTGACGGTAAGTTCATGATGCTTGAAGAAGAACAGATGGATTCAAGTATTCTGGCTAAGATTGGTAGTGCAGTAGCATGGATTTTCTCTCCTCTCGGATGGGGAAACTGGCAGGCTACAGTTGCTTCTGTTACAGGTCTTGTTGCAAAGGAAAATATCGTTGGAACAATGGGTATTCTTTACGGCGGTGAAACCTGGAAAAATCTTGCTGCTGCATTTACTAGAGTTGAAGGTATGTCGTTCCTTGTATTCAATCTTCTTTGTGCTCCATGTTTTGCTGCAATCGGTGCAATCAAGCGCGAAATGAACAATATTAAGTGGACTTGGGCTGCTATCGGATATCAGTGCGTTTTTGCTTACGCAGTTGCTCTCTGCATTAACCAGATTGGTCGTCTTTGCACAGGTGATGTAGATAAAATCGGTTTGATTTTTGCTGTTCTTGTTATCGGATGCTTCGGATGGCTTTTGTTCCGTCCTGTTCCAAAGGCTGCAAAATAA
- a CDS encoding FeoA family protein, translating into MTLREVKTGQTVKVEKLLGEGAVKRRIMDMGITKGVEIYVRKVAPLGDPVEVTVRGYELSIRKGDAELVQVTC; encoded by the coding sequence ATGACTTTGAGAGAAGTAAAAACAGGTCAGACAGTTAAAGTAGAAAAACTGCTTGGCGAAGGAGCCGTAAAGCGCCGTATCATGGATATGGGCATTACAAAGGGCGTAGAAATCTATGTCCGCAAAGTAGCACCTTTAGGTGATCCTGTTGAAGTTACGGTAAGAGGTTATGAGCTTTCTATCCGTAAGGGTGATGCAGAACTTGTACAGGTAACCTGCTGA
- a CDS encoding FeoA family protein has translation MPLNLSRPGEALLVKKINGKEEVRRFLENLGFVAGAQVSVVSENLGNVIVQIKDCRVAISKEMAQKIIV, from the coding sequence ATGCCTTTAAATTTATCTCGTCCAGGTGAAGCTCTTCTTGTAAAAAAAATAAACGGAAAGGAAGAAGTTCGTCGTTTTCTTGAAAATCTCGGTTTTGTAGCTGGAGCACAGGTGAGCGTTGTCAGTGAAAATTTGGGAAATGTAATCGTTCAGATAAAGGACTGCCGTGTTGCAATCAGTAAAGAAATGGCTCAGAAAATCATTGTGTGA
- a CDS encoding family 43 glycosylhydrolase gives MKNGAIIHDTNGNVLHAHGGWILKVEDTWYWYGENRTEDNYVSCYSSKDLKNWKFCNNILTVHSKTEVTRIRGNLMLVNEDGKKVNIERPKVIYNEKTKKYVMWAHFENGKNYSCAAACIATCDTPDGDFIYHGSFNPYGNMSRDCTLFEDGGKVYFASAARGNADMNVYSLQEDYLNVEKQTGSYWSNEFREAPAFVRVGERVYCFSSFCTGWAPNQGKYAWSSGVEEGFGLLKEIGDDTTYHSQPAFILTVKGSKKTSYVYVGDRWDGEHYHESTYTWYPLNFKEDGSVELEYCDELEINAETGELTPVIYKK, from the coding sequence ATGAAAAACGGTGCAATTATTCATGACACGAATGGAAACGTTCTGCATGCTCATGGCGGCTGGATTTTAAAAGTAGAAGACACCTGGTACTGGTATGGAGAAAACCGTACTGAGGATAATTATGTTTCATGCTATTCATCTAAAGATTTAAAAAACTGGAAGTTCTGTAACAACATTCTTACTGTACATTCTAAAACTGAGGTTACACGGATCCGCGGTAATCTTATGCTCGTAAATGAGGACGGGAAAAAGGTTAATATCGAACGTCCTAAAGTTATCTACAACGAAAAAACAAAGAAATACGTAATGTGGGCTCATTTTGAAAACGGCAAGAATTATTCCTGTGCGGCAGCCTGCATTGCCACCTGTGACACTCCTGACGGCGACTTTATCTATCACGGCAGTTTTAATCCTTACGGCAATATGTCCCGGGACTGTACTCTTTTTGAAGACGGCGGTAAAGTGTATTTTGCTTCTGCTGCCAGAGGAAATGCAGACATGAATGTGTATTCCCTTCAGGAAGATTACCTTAATGTAGAAAAACAGACAGGTTCATACTGGAGTAATGAATTCAGGGAAGCTCCGGCCTTTGTAAGGGTAGGGGAGAGGGTTTACTGTTTTTCTTCCTTCTGTACGGGCTGGGCACCTAATCAGGGAAAGTACGCCTGGTCTTCAGGGGTAGAAGAGGGCTTCGGGCTTTTAAAAGAAATTGGTGATGATACGACCTATCATTCTCAGCCGGCATTCATTCTTACGGTAAAGGGCAGTAAAAAAACGTCTTATGTTTATGTAGGAGACCGCTGGGACGGAGAACATTATCACGAATCTACATATACCTGGTATCCTCTTAATTTTAAGGAAGACGGTTCCGTTGAGCTGGAATACTGTGATGAACTTGAAATAAATGCAGAAACAGGTGAACTTACACCGGTCATTTATAAAAAATAG
- the cysK gene encoding cysteine synthase A, producing the protein MSSIKKSAAELIGKTPVLEASRYAEKAGVKDAVILAKLEYLNPAGSVKDRIALAMIEDAEKKGLLKKGSVIVEPTSGNTGIGIAAVAAFKGYRAVLTLPETMSVERRNLLKAYGAELVLTEGAKGMKGAIAKAEELVKEIPGAVILGQFVNPANPAVHKETTGPEIWEQTDGKIDIFVAGVGTGGTITGTGEYLKSKNPAIKVVAVEPESSPVLSQGVSGPHKIQGIGAGFVPEVLNTKVYDEIITVSNEDAFEHGRNFAVSEGILVGISSGAALKAAEVLAKRPENKGKTIVALLPDSGDRYLSTPLFSNEA; encoded by the coding sequence ATGAGCAGTATTAAAAAGAGTGCAGCAGAACTTATCGGTAAGACTCCGGTTCTTGAAGCATCCCGTTATGCAGAAAAAGCCGGTGTAAAAGATGCGGTTATTCTTGCAAAGCTGGAGTATCTTAATCCGGCCGGCAGTGTAAAAGACAGGATTGCCCTTGCCATGATAGAAGATGCAGAAAAGAAGGGGCTCCTTAAGAAAGGTTCTGTTATTGTTGAGCCTACTTCCGGTAATACAGGTATTGGTATAGCAGCAGTTGCGGCTTTTAAAGGCTACCGTGCAGTGCTTACCCTTCCGGAAACAATGAGTGTTGAACGCCGTAATCTTCTTAAAGCTTATGGTGCAGAACTTGTTCTTACTGAGGGTGCAAAAGGAATGAAGGGTGCCATTGCAAAGGCTGAGGAACTGGTAAAAGAAATTCCTGGTGCCGTAATTTTAGGACAGTTCGTTAATCCTGCAAACCCTGCCGTTCATAAAGAAACAACGGGTCCTGAAATCTGGGAACAGACAGACGGAAAAATAGATATTTTTGTAGCCGGAGTAGGAACCGGCGGAACCATCACTGGTACGGGAGAATATCTTAAGTCAAAGAATCCAGCCATAAAGGTGGTTGCTGTTGAGCCTGAATCAAGTCCTGTACTTTCTCAGGGCGTTTCCGGTCCTCATAAAATCCAGGGAATCGGTGCAGGTTTTGTTCCTGAGGTATTGAATACAAAAGTTTATGACGAAATCATTACGGTTTCTAATGAAGATGCTTTTGAGCACGGAAGAAACTTTGCGGTAAGCGAGGGTATTCTTGTGGGAATTTCTTCGGGAGCTGCCCTTAAAGCTGCTGAGGTTCTTGCTAAGCGTCCGGAAAACAAAGGTAAGACGATTGTGGCACTTCTTCCTGATTCGGGAGACCGCTATCTTTCTACGCCTCTGTTCAGTAATGAAGCCTGA